The Campylobacter sp. CN_NE2 region AGCTTGATGATTGATTATAAATTAATTTAGCCTAGCTTTTTTTGTTGCAAGTATTGTAGGATGGGCATCCTTGCCCACCAAAAACAGACAAAAATTTAGCGAATTTTATCACTCAAACTTGGTTTTAAAAGTTTTTCAAGCTCTTCTTTGACTGAAATTTTCGCACTCGGCTCTAAAATTTGACGATAAATTATATAGTTTGCCAAAACTTTTTTGCCATAATCTCTGCTTTCGGCAAATGTTACAAGCTCCATTGACAAAAACGGCTCGTATTTGCCTTTATTAAACAAATCTCCCCTTTGAAGCATTCGCTTTGTAAAGCCCAAACCGCCGTTATACGCGTATGCGATAAAAACAGGGCTAATTAGGCTTTTTTCAAGATAATCGATATGCAAATTTGCAAATTTATAGGCGATTTGGGGTTTAAACATATCATCTTGGTCAAAATCCGTCATTTTTAACTGTTTTTTGCCTAAATCGTTTGCGACAAACGGCATAAACTGCATCATTCCAAGTGCATACGAAGTCGAAACCGAACCTGGGATAAATCTACTTTCTTGTCGCCCGATGGCTAAAAGCAGAGCCTTTCGGTGGTTATCGCCATCGCCTATAAATTCCATAAACGGCATAGCATAAAAGTTATCTTTGTAGCCTGTGGCTTTATTCATAATGTAGCTATACTCGCCGATTGTGGCTTTGGTATCGAAAAATTTAGCAAATTCGATAAGTTCGGCTTTGCTCATTTTATCGGCTTTTGCTTTGGTGCGAACCCAGTTAAAAGGATCGCTTATATCGTAGTTTTTTGGCGCGTCGGCTGTGGGCTCAGGGATAATGACACTTATGCTTTTATTTCCCGTAAGTTCTTTTGCATAAAGCGAATAAATGCTATAAACGCTGCTATTAGCAAGTTCGTTTAAGATATTTTCATCTTTTGTTAGCAGATAAATCCAAAATTTGGCATTATCAGCGTTATGAACCGATTTTTCTACCTTTGTGGCAGTTTTGAAAAATTCTACTGCTTTTTGCTCTTCGCCAAAAGTCAGTGCATTTACGCCGAGCAAAAATGCGTTTTTATGATCGCTTAGAGCAGGGTTTGCTTGCAATATAAAATGGCGTAAATTTGTGTGTTTTTTATTTATCACGCAATCGTGCAGTATCGCATAAAAATCAGAATTCGCGGCTAAATTTGTATAAAATTCTTCATTTTCGCCGCTTAGTTCGATACTTTTTGGCGAAGCATAGTTATAATATGAGATGAAATTTGCAGCATCGCCCAAGCTTTCAAAATATGCCAAAGGATTTTCTTTGCTAAATCCTATTAATCTATTTGCCAAATTTGGGTGGTTTTGTGCTAAATCTGAAGCTAGTTTTAACTTCGTTTCATTTGGCAGTTTCGCGATAAAACTTGGATAAAGCCTTGCTTTTATGCAGGTTAAATTTGCATCTAAAATATTTTTTGTGCCAACTCCTGCGCATTTATCTTTTGGTTTAACTGGCGGAAAA contains the following coding sequences:
- a CDS encoding lytic transglycosylase domain-containing protein, which produces MRIVFKFAIILLLPCAVFAEILSYEELKDKPKSLAKDYYIYRLIDETKYDKKQIRALKQSGIYRNKGKLKKELDKIFPPVKPKDKCAGVGTKNILDANLTCIKARLYPSFIAKLPNETKLKLASDLAQNHPNLANRLIGFSKENPLAYFESLGDAANFISYYNYASPKSIELSGENEEFYTNLAANSDFYAILHDCVINKKHTNLRHFILQANPALSDHKNAFLLGVNALTFGEEQKAVEFFKTATKVEKSVHNADNAKFWIYLLTKDENILNELANSSVYSIYSLYAKELTGNKSISVIIPEPTADAPKNYDISDPFNWVRTKAKADKMSKAELIEFAKFFDTKATIGEYSYIMNKATGYKDNFYAMPFMEFIGDGDNHRKALLLAIGRQESRFIPGSVSTSYALGMMQFMPFVANDLGKKQLKMTDFDQDDMFKPQIAYKFANLHIDYLEKSLISPVFIAYAYNGGLGFTKRMLQRGDLFNKGKYEPFLSMELVTFAESRDYGKKVLANYIIYRQILEPSAKISVKEELEKLLKPSLSDKIR